The Lepus europaeus isolate LE1 chromosome 5, mLepTim1.pri, whole genome shotgun sequence genome includes the window ggaggaggctcctggctttggatcagcacagctccagccactgcggccagatggggagtgaaccagcagatgggagacctctctctctctctctctctctctctctctctctctctctctctctctctctctctccatgtgtaactgactttcaaataaataaataaatctttaataaaaaaaagtgtggatttcaaaaactttcgcAGCGcaataaactttcttttaattctgcctttctaactTTATGATGTACCCTTTTAAGTCTCATATAGAAACTGAGCTGTAAAAAGGGGGGGAAGGACAGTTATAATGAGCTGAAACCAAGGGACATGAAAATAGAAAGCAATAAATATAGGAACTGAGGGGGAAACAGGCAGGGGGAACAAAGAATGCGGAACGGAACCAAAGACTTCAGACTCTAGGAGACCCATGCTGGCGTATTAAGAGCAGTCAACTGTTCAACTCTGAATGTGTTTCGTGAACACCCTGAGTGGATGCACCTCTAGCTGACTTCAGCTATCTTTATCAATGCCGCCATACCTCTTAGACGTTCTTGTCCTCCACACTATATTAACAAGCTCCAGCCTCACTTTCCCAGCTAGCTGCTGGCTATCTCCAAAAAGACACCTCATCAATCCCTCTGATGTAATGTCTTCAAATGAAAAATCACTTCTGCCCTCTCCCCGTTTCAAAGCCCTTCCTCCTGGCCACCTGTTAGCGGAACACCATCTCCTTGGAACACCCACGCTTGGCACCCACCGTCTGTAACTGGTCAGCTGCCGTGTCCGTCAGTGCTGCCTTGATACTCAATACGTTTCTCTTCCCTAgcccccctccctccagcctgaAGGCAGTTTGCGTTAGTTCCTGTGTGGAATCCCACCTGTCTTGCTATAGCTTCTTACCACCCAGTTCTTCCCAGCACAGATCTGCCTCCAGATCCCTTGGAGGCCATGTCTGACCATGCATTCCCAGGGCAATAGAATGAGCATGGGCTTTGCAAATAACCAGTCCTGAGTTGGATCCCACAGCAATTGGACTTCACATAATCATCACATCTCTTCCCAAGCCCTCCATTTCAACAATTCTTGCAGATGTATTCATCGTAACTGAGAAGTTGAAAACCCTCAAGTCACTgaagctccattttttttttccttccctctcaCACTGTTCCAAGAACTTTTAACTCCTTACCAACTCAGGAGCCAATTCCCAACTCCTCAACCTGACATTGAGGCACCAAAGTTCCCTCATCAGCTCTCTCCAACCTCCCTTTCTAACTCAGACCATTGTACAACACATCAGAGGCCAAACACCTGGCCCTGTGTGTCCCCGCTTGGCTCACTCCTACCTTCCTGGAACGCCCTTGCTTGCCCTGGCTCCATCTGTTTTGCCAAATTGATCCAGACTACAAAAGCACAAGTTCAAGTGTGACCTCAACCATGCAGCCTTCCAGTACCTTATTGGTAGGAAAAGTCTGCTCCAACGTCAGCTCCCTCAGTACTTTATCTGCCCCTGCATGAAGGTACTTACCCCACCTGCCTTCAGTTATGGACATACTGTCTTATCTCCTGTACTAAATAGCAGGCCCCTTGACTGAAGAATTTTTGCCTTATTCACTTCTAAGACCGTGAGTGTGCTTTTATATAATATGAACAAAATTAACATCTGAAGAATTGATGTAAAATATAGATAatagaaaacacagaaacttctAGCTGAATACCAGCTCATATGGTCTGACCTGCATTCTATTACGTATTTGCCTTCCCAGAAAGGGTCTTGGTTCTTTTGCTTTTAGTTACAAGGAAGCAGAAAGACTACTTcccagctggcaccgcggctcactgggctaatcctccaccttgcagcgccggcacaccaggttctagtcccggtcggggcaccgattctgtcccggttgcccctcttccaggccagctctctgctgtggctagggagtgcagtagaggatggcccaagtgcttgggccctgcaccccatgggagaccaggagaagcacctggctcctgccattggatcagcgcggtgcgctggccacaacgcgccagctgcggcggccattagagggtgaaccaatggcaaaggaagacctttctctctgtctctctctctcactgtccactctgcctgtcaaaaaaaaaaattaaaaataaataaataattaaaaaataaaaaaagaaagactactTCCTGGCCATGTTCGAGTCCCAGACCCTGACCCACACCTCTGTCCTGGATCCAGGGGCGTGCTGGGGCTAGCACACTCACACCAGCTCACAGGAGCCAGTGCCAGGCAACACTTCAATTCTGTGTTCAGTGACATCATGTTGGTAGCTTGAAATCAGACATGGTGAGAGGGGAGTATTTACACCATGAAAGTCAATAAACATCACACATCaggactttttttcccccagaaagccAATATACCAGCACACTCACCCCTATATCTCAAATTCTGCCTTACCACCCACCTATGGACATTTCGGGAGGCCCAAAGTCAGGCCCCACTATGTGATGGAGAAACTGACCCAGCTGTGCTTCCTAGTCTCTTGCTGGCCCCCGTCACGTATCTGGAAGGGAGCTGGGGGCCTAGTGGATCGCTGGGGTCAGGTTTGGATGAAGAACTAGTTGGTTACACTGCCAAGTTTGGGGCTCCTCTTCTAGCGCCTTACCTCTCTGTTCTGGGCCTGCCTTCAGATAGAAACCATAGCCACTGCTTCCCTTCTTCATCTCCACAACGCGGGGCTGGTGGGGCAGCAGCTTCAAACTGGCCGCTTCTCTCCTGAACTCCATCTTCTGCTCGCTGTGCCGTTTCTCAGTTTCTTTGTCCACCAGAAGGAACATGATACGGTTTCCTGACTTCTTCACCTGCAACCACACACACGGACAAGGGACAACATCAGCCCCCAAGAATGATGCTAGGGAACAAGAAAATTGCCATGGAGACGCACTCAACAGAAAACATGAAGTCAAATCTTGCATTTAAGCTGTTCAAGActatttcttggggctggcactgtggcgcagtgggttaacgccctggcctgaagcgctggaatcccatatgggcgctggttctagtcccaactgctcctctcccagtccagctctctgctatggcctaggaaagcagtagaagatggcccaggtccttgggcccctgcacccgcatgggagacccagaagaagctcctggcttcagtctggcgcagctccgcccattgctgccaatcggggagtgaaccagtagatggaagacctgtctctgtgcctctgcctctctaactctgcctttcaaataaataaatcactttaaaaaaaagagactattTCCTACCCTTTAACTGGTTTTTATCTACCTCTACTTCTATAGTTGTTTTTCCCTTTGTTGAGTGTGCCCTCACCCACACAGATGCTGCCTGAAACCAGGCAAACCAGAAAACCCAGAAAGGTAAAAAACAAAGCCTGGAACAggagtttgggaaaagaaagggTCCAGTTTGAAAGATCATTCTACCAAGAAAATAGAAGGTTGATTAATTTTTAAGGCTCCATATGATACCCCCACAAAAACTCAAGTGTTTTCCACGTGTCATGGGACCAGGCTGGGACATTCGATTTGGAGTGAGGCCTGTCCAGCATCTTCCATCTGTAGCTCCACGTGGTAGCCCCTCCACGTGGTAGCCCCTCCTTGTCTGTGGTTTCACAACCCTTGATCAACCATGGCCTGAAAATGCTAAGTATTAAaattccagaaaaacaaaaaacaaaaaaaaaaaaacccttatgaGTAGTTTTTTAGTAAGCACTatcctctctttttttaacttttcatttaatttgaaaggcagagaggcagagcgagagcttCCATCAACCACTTCAAAccccttcaaatgcctgcaacatccagggctggcccaggctaaagccaggagtcaggactcaatccaggtcttccgcgtgggtagcagggacccagctacttgacccatcatctgctgcctcccagggtatacatttacaggaagctggaatcagaagcagaactgggattcaaatccaggtctcccaatataggatgtggactTCTCAAGCAGAGACTTAACTAACCACAGTGTCCGACACCCACCTCAATGCATAAGTTTTAAGTGACATGCATTCTGCATAACATAATGAAATCTTATGCCATCCCACTCCATCCTGCCTGGGacgtgaatcatccctttgtcctaCAAACCCACGCTGTGGGACTACCCACTCAACAACCACTTGGTAGCCACCTCATTTATGAACTCAGTTCTCATAGCATcaaagtgcttgtgttcaaggaaCCCttcttttacttaataatggtccCAAAGCCCAGAACAATTTTATTATAGTACATTGTTATAGTTGTTCTAATggcctctgattttattaataaattcagTGTTGAGATGATGATACTAAAATGTTTTACTAGGAACCAGAAGGTAACCAGCATAGTAAATACAGCTACTCCCCGTTATCAGAGGTGACTGTGTTCCCCAAAATGCCCCACAGATGCCTGAAATACCAAAAGAACAGAAACCTATATATAGGGTTTTCTTCATATACATCCTTACATACCTGTGGTGATAAAGTTTAACTCATAAGTTACACATAGTACGAGATAAACACAAATTACAAGTAGGCAATTATacaaaagttatttaaaacatttctggaattttccagtgAATGTTTTCAGACCACAGTCgaccacaggtaactgaaaccagGGAAAGCAAAACTACAGATAAAGTGGGACTACTGCCCAGTAAGATCCACAAGATAAAGCTGATGGTTCTTCAGGCCTCTTGATGTGAAACTAGCAAAGGGTTTATTTCAAAACACCATATTAACACGGCTATGACACTAGTGAGTATATTCACACAGTAGGGCAACCCCACTGGCCCACAAGCTTAGCTGGCCCCTGCCAACCCTGTCTTTCCATCCCTTCCAGTGAGGTAGAAGGAAAGGGAGGTAAGAGCAGTCCCCCGTGGGGCCCACCTTTTCAACCACCTCCTCGTGACTGGCATCTTCTACGTTCTCTCCGTTCACTTCAATCAAGTGGTCATCAGCCAGGACGCCAGCCTTCATAGCCACGCTTTGAGGGATGATATCAGTCATGTACACGCCCTTTCTACCTGGAGGAGAAGAGGATGCATTCCATTGCAGGGAAAACTCGAAGGCCCAATAATGTGAAAACAAACGTCTCATCTTAGAGCTAACTCAAACAGCCCTTGGCTTCTGATCTAGAGTCACAGCTGTAGCTCCTAGGACAAAGCTGGACACAGCCATTACCCATGGGTATCTGTTGATCAGAACAGAATTTCTGAGCCCAACTAAATGCAAAGAAGGAATCGCCAATATCATTGGCCTCTTGAACCTGAAAGCACCAAACCATGCCCATGCTGGATACTGCTGTCATTCTTCCCGTCTTTGCCTTTGCAGACTTACAAAGGCTCTGTTCCCTCCTCTTTGGTGCCATCACTGAACACATACCAGCGGAGTAGATAAAACTCGCTAATGCAAGGACAGAGGCATGGAAGGGGAGAAAAGCATGCATTTAGATGGTGCGATTTGAGTGCTAAAAGAAATCTTGCCAGTTCTTCCAAGATGCTCCTATTTCAGCTAGGCGAGAAGTAGCCTCATAACACAAATCAGTTGTAAGAAATAATaacttgaggggccggtgctgtggcacagcaggttaatgccctggcctgaagcacaagcatcctatgtgggtaccggttcgagacctggctgctccacttcctgtccagctctctgctgtggcctgggaaagcaatagatggcccaagttcttgggtccctgcacccacggagacctggaagaagctcctggctcctggctttggatcagcacagttctggccattgtggccaattggggagtgaaccattggatcaaagacctctctctctgcgtaactctcctctgtgtaactctttaaagtaaaaataaataaatctttaaaaaaaaaaaaaaagagagagaacgaactTGAAGTCTGCTTCCTTTACCCTTAAATTTCTTCGGCTACCTTATTATACAATTGTcatgaagaaaacattttcttcataAAGCCAAGCTAAACTACTCACCACCTTCGCACCAGAGCCAGATGAGAACACAAACGCTTCTTTTTCACCATTTTACCGATCATGGACTTCTACAAAATGCCAGGCTTCCTTTGGCCACCTACATCACTGTGCTTAGTGACCAGCGGACTGGAGAAACGCCTCTCAGCTAGTTTACATCTCTTCCAAACAATTCAAaaatttcctactgctttcctccTTTATCCCTTAGTGAATTACGGAAGTCACTAGTGCCTCTCCAGTGCCACAAGGAAGGTGGACACAGGCACCGTAAAAGACGGAACCCATCAGCCAACAcggctcctctgcctgcagcctacGTCCCAGAGCTGTGGCCGGCTGAACACAGGTCTGTCTGCGCTTCTGAAGTTCCAGACATCAGCCCTAAAATATATCTGACAGGCAGGCTCTCACATCACGACACAGCTCTCAGCTAGAGGTCGGCGGCGCGGCAGGGCCACACTGAGGACTCTTTAAATGTCACCGAAGGGTGGAGATTTTTTTGCCATCTCCTTAGCAACTTACAACAGCATCACATACATCAATGGATGCTCAcaaatttgttgaatgaatgagtgaccaTCCGGACACTCAGAGATGAAAAGTACTGTTCCCACTCAAAAGTTCTGTTATGAAGAACCTCTTGTTTCTCATCTCCCATCGTCCACTGCACCTTCACCCTATGGAAGCTAGAAAAGAATGACAAAGACCTCTGGCCTCGAAGGGTCAGCCTAAAGGACACTAGGAGAGAGGCATGCCCAGTGTCCCTCTCCCCGACCCCACCCATCCCCTGAGCAATTGAACAGGCAAGAGAGGggccagggagaaagggagagacgtgACGGTCCTAGGAAGCGTTTATAGCAGCTGAAAATTAGTCACTAAGCAGCAGCAACATGTCCCTGCTGGAAGGCCGTGCGCCGCCCCGCCCGGCTCACCTTGGACGGTTTTCAGGGAGAAGCCGTAGCTGTTCCCCTGCTTCACCAGGTAGCAGAGGCGCGGCTGGGTCCAGGTCTCCACTGCTCCATTCATCACAGGGGCCGCGTCCTCGTCACGCAAATCCGCCTCCTGCCGACTCTGACCCAACTCTTTCAAATCCACCTGTTTTTTCACAGCTTTCTCATAGGAATCCCCATCCAGAACTAGTAAAGTCACTGCATTCCCACTCTTTCTCACCAGATCCACCacctaggaaaaagaaaaaaggaagatattGTACGTAATAATTCCTCTCTCAACTGCTCCCCCTCTGGCCCTGCAGATTCTGACAGCTGGCCTCTGACGCCCAGTAGTAGCAGACAATGTCCCCGTCACCTTCCCTCCCTGGGCACAGATTAGGTTAGGCCCCTGGCCTTTTCAGGGTCTGGAAAGTAGAGTAACTCCCACTAGGACTGCTTCCTTCAAGAGAGGAGTGCTGCCCTGGAGCACAGCAGGTGCCCCCAAGTGTGTGGTGACAGTACAGTGTGTGACCAGCACCCGCTTAGATTATATTAGCAAGGTCCCTGTACTTAGTTTCCTCACCTGTGAGATGGTTCTATACGCCTCACAGTGTTGTGATGAGAAATTAACAAGGTGATGCCTGACATATAAAACTGcctagtggggctggcgctgtggcatagcgggcaaagccgccaccgcctgcagtgctggcatcctgtatgggtgccggttcaagtcccagctgctctacttccaatccagctctctgctatggcctgggaaagcagtggaagatggcccaagtgcttgggcctctgcacccgtgtgggagacctggaagaagctcctggattctggctttggattggcccagctctggctgttgtggccatttggggagtgagccagcagatggaagacctctccttctctttgtaactctttcaaataaatcttaaaaagaaaaaaaagacgaCACTGCAGAACTACAGAGCATCACTCAGAGATGATTTTGAACAGGATGGGAAGACTAGAGTGAGATAATGACTGAGAGGCAGCACAAGACAGAGTTCACTTTTGTGACCTTTGAAGACCATGGCTGTGGGTCAGGCTGTCATTTAGAAAAGACCACACCATGCATGGTCATGACTATGAAGTGAGGCTGAGGTGGTGGGGGTCAGGTGGCCATGGGATGCTTACAATGGGCGTGGTAATGATGGAACCAATTCTGGAGACAGTGGGAGCTACGATGATTTTGGCAATTACGACGACCCACCTTCAAATATTGGAGCCGTGAAGGGAGGAAACCCTGGAGGTAGTAGCTCTGGCCCCTGAGCTGGTGGTAGACGACATTTTGCCAAACCACAAAATCAAGGCTACTCTGGCAGTTCTAGCAACAACAGCGGGTAGGGCAGTGGCAGAAGGTGCCAGGAAACAAAGCTTAGCAggaaaggagagccagagaagtgACAGGGAAGCTACAGGTTACAGCAGATTTGTGAATCCAACCGCGTAcagtggtggcagggcccagccgCTACAAAGAAGACAATGCCCACATGTATGGGCAATAAAAACAAGGACTATATTTGTGACTAACCGAATAACAGGTTATTTTAGTTTCTGCTCTGTGGAAAGTGTAAAGCATCCCAACAAAGGGTTTTAATGTAGTTCTTTCTTTATTTGCACCCTCGTTCTTGATTGCCAAGTGCAATATCATGGTAAATCACTAGTAGTAGTCTGATCATGATGCTGgctaaatgcatctttaaaaaaaaaaaattgccaagcaCAGTTTCTGGTATGTAATGTACATGCAGTGCATGTTAGATCTGACACTACTACAATCTaagaataggggctggtgctggagcatagcatcccatatgagcactgctttgtgtcctggctgctcccccttctgatctaactccctgctgatggtccaagtgcttgggccccttcttctcacatgggagacccagatgaagctcctggccatttccccctccccctccctcactctAACCCtttcaatatataaatgaatcttctttttaaaacaatctaagaatatttttatagtttttatataaTTGCAGGGATTGCTTCTCAGCATTTTGGTTAATATCAAGTATATAATTGTAGGGAACTTGATTTtccaatataaaatataataataaatcctTGTCCTCGACAGCTGGAAAGAACTGAGCTCTGCtgacccccaaaatggccaccagtAGAGCGGATGTGGAAGCGAACAGGACCCTGAAAGCACTGCCCATGTCTCGTTCACCTGCATATGCTCTTCCTTGTCCACGAAGACCCCGTTGATCCTGAGAACGCGGTCTCCATCCTGCAGGCCAGCCTTCTCCGCAGGGCTGCCCTTCTCAGTCACCCGGACCAGGTGGCCCTCCGTGTCCTTCTCGATTCGCAGGAAGAAGCCATAGTTTTGCCCTTCTTCTTTGGACAGTTTGCATTCTCGGGGGTTGAAGGTGGAGGCCATttctgtggagaaaagcaaacggACTAATCCGtgggaaagaaaatataattagagTGAGAACCTTGTCCTCTATCTGTAATCCTATTCTTCCAATCACACCAAGTCTAGACTGTTTGTATTGCAACACTGGAGTATGAACCGCCTTCTGGGGCTTGCTCAGGATTTCCAAACCTATCTCCCCAAGGATGACCTTTTCATTTGAGCTTCAGATCCAAATTCTCAACTTGTTCCTGGACACAGATGACTCAATTTCAGGATCTCCAATAGAATTCATCTTTGTCCCCTAACCCAAAGAAATCAAGTCCAAATACAGGACCAACAAGGTCAAGAAAATCTTGGAAGAGTCTATCAGGCTCATGGCATGGCAGATAACCATGGGGACAAGACAGACCCACATTTTGCCTTTCAT containing:
- the PDZK1 gene encoding Na(+)/H(+) exchange regulatory cofactor NHE-RF3 isoform X1 is translated as MKSEMASTFNPRECKLSKEEGQNYGFFLRIEKDTEGHLVRVTEKGSPAEKAGLQDGDRVLRINGVFVDKEEHMQVVDLVRKSGNAVTLLVLDGDSYEKAVKKQVDLKELGQSRQEADLRDEDAAPVMNGAVETWTQPRLCYLVKQGNSYGFSLKTVQGRKGVYMTDIIPQSVAMKAGVLADDHLIEVNGENVEDASHEEVVEKVKKSGNRIMFLLVDKETEKRHSEQKMEFRREAASLKLLPHQPRVVEMKKGSSGYGFYLKAGPEQRGQIIKDIDSGSPAEAAGLKNNDLVIAVNGKSVEALDHDGVVEVIKKGGDQTSLLVVDKEADSMYRLAHLSPFLYYQSQELPNGSVKEVAAPTPVPPEVSSPDPTEEADHKPKLCRLDKGENGYGFHLNAIRGLPGSFVKEVQKGSPADSAGLEDEDVIIEVNGVNVLDEPYEKVVDRIQSSGENVTLLVCGKKAYEYFQAKKIPIVSSMALPLAIPPDSQGVLAELEYNLHEAKERAHSTASNSSSNSEDTKL
- the PDZK1 gene encoding Na(+)/H(+) exchange regulatory cofactor NHE-RF3 isoform X2; its protein translation is MASTFNPRECKLSKEEGQNYGFFLRIEKDTEGHLVRVTEKGSPAEKAGLQDGDRVLRINGVFVDKEEHMQVVDLVRKSGNAVTLLVLDGDSYEKAVKKQVDLKELGQSRQEADLRDEDAAPVMNGAVETWTQPRLCYLVKQGNSYGFSLKTVQGRKGVYMTDIIPQSVAMKAGVLADDHLIEVNGENVEDASHEEVVEKVKKSGNRIMFLLVDKETEKRHSEQKMEFRREAASLKLLPHQPRVVEMKKGSSGYGFYLKAGPEQRGQIIKDIDSGSPAEAAGLKNNDLVIAVNGKSVEALDHDGVVEVIKKGGDQTSLLVVDKEADSMYRLAHLSPFLYYQSQELPNGSVKEVAAPTPVPPEVSSPDPTEEADHKPKLCRLDKGENGYGFHLNAIRGLPGSFVKEVQKGSPADSAGLEDEDVIIEVNGVNVLDEPYEKVVDRIQSSGENVTLLVCGKKAYEYFQAKKIPIVSSMALPLAIPPDSQGVLAELEYNLHEAKERAHSTASNSSSNSEDTKL